The following proteins are encoded in a genomic region of Pirellulales bacterium:
- the panC gene encoding pantoate--beta-alanine ligase → MPSTMSSKPILVHTKRELAARVDAARQSGRRIGLVPTMGALHEGHVSLAQHACQSCDFNVVSIFVNPTQFGPHEDFDRYPRTLEADLAALSACDIDLIYAPPASEMYPTGFATLVEPGGVALPLEGARRPGHFRGVATVVLKLFEQARPDVAFFGRKDYQQTLVVRQMTRDLDLPVRVEVCPTVRESDGLALSSRNRYLRADEREQAPVLFRSLRLAAELIDGGQRDARVILDQMRALIASAPLVQLDYLVLADPDTLADVQVIEHPTVAAVAARLGATRLIDNDQIGEWLPRPVGD, encoded by the coding sequence ATGCCATCAACTATGAGCAGCAAACCGATTCTGGTTCACACCAAGCGCGAATTGGCCGCTCGCGTTGACGCCGCGCGACAGTCGGGGCGTCGCATTGGCCTTGTGCCAACAATGGGCGCGCTGCACGAAGGGCATGTCAGCTTGGCCCAGCATGCTTGCCAGTCGTGCGATTTCAACGTGGTGAGCATTTTCGTCAATCCAACGCAATTTGGCCCGCATGAGGATTTCGATCGCTATCCGCGCACGCTCGAAGCCGATCTGGCGGCGCTGTCGGCCTGCGATATCGATCTGATTTACGCGCCGCCTGCCAGCGAGATGTATCCCACTGGGTTCGCCACGCTCGTCGAACCGGGTGGCGTCGCGCTGCCGCTGGAAGGGGCGCGAAGACCGGGACATTTTCGCGGTGTGGCGACCGTGGTGCTCAAGCTGTTCGAGCAGGCGCGCCCCGATGTGGCGTTCTTTGGTCGCAAAGATTATCAGCAAACGCTGGTAGTTCGTCAGATGACGCGCGATCTCGATCTGCCGGTGCGTGTCGAAGTGTGTCCCACGGTGCGCGAGTCCGACGGCTTGGCGTTGAGCTCACGCAATCGCTACCTGCGGGCGGATGAGCGCGAGCAAGCGCCGGTGTTGTTCCGCAGCTTGCGATTGGCGGCCGAATTGATCGATGGTGGCCAGCGCGACGCGCGCGTGATTCTCGACCAGATGCGAGCATTGATCGCCAGCGCGCCCCTGGTGCAGCTTGATTATCTCGTTCTGGCCGATCCCGACACGCTGGCCGATGTGCAGGTCATTGAACACCCCACGGTAGCCGCCGTGGCGGCTCGGCTTGGCGCCACTCGCTTGATCGACAACGACCAGATTGGCGAATGGCTGCCTCGGCCAGTCGGAGATTAG
- the folK gene encoding 2-amino-4-hydroxy-6-hydroxymethyldihydropteridine diphosphokinase encodes MATCLIALGSNLGDRPHQLNAAIRQIALRIGLVARRSAWRETPPIGGPAEQPPYLNGAVLVHSSLPPRGVLKQLMAIEGELGRQRGERWGARAIDLDLLLCDQMVIDESDFQLPHPRMAFRRFVLEPAAEVAAAMIHPTSRWTVGRLRAHLDRSPRYLTLAGMPGVGKTEIAHRVAAATGAVVLADPLPLIEADVSPRPPLEREIELAERRAVALDRDRLHSGKSWFVSDFWWMQTAIYSNLLLGLNELDLAIRHMVPLMRRIARPRLTAVLDAPIDDLWKRARATNPALRAANEKEFQRLAEIYAEFAARITGPVLRLDARRQDAAITELVAAMAAAT; translated from the coding sequence ATGGCCACTTGTCTTATCGCACTCGGCTCGAATCTCGGTGATCGCCCGCACCAGTTGAACGCTGCCATCAGGCAGATCGCTCTGCGCATCGGTCTAGTCGCGCGGCGCAGCGCTTGGCGCGAGACTCCGCCAATCGGTGGCCCAGCAGAGCAGCCACCGTACCTGAACGGCGCAGTGCTGGTTCACAGCTCGCTGCCGCCTCGCGGTGTGCTTAAGCAGTTGATGGCCATCGAAGGCGAACTTGGCCGCCAGCGCGGCGAACGTTGGGGCGCGCGGGCGATCGATCTTGATCTGCTGCTCTGCGATCAAATGGTGATCGACGAGTCCGATTTTCAGTTGCCGCATCCTCGGATGGCTTTTCGACGATTTGTGCTCGAACCCGCGGCGGAGGTCGCCGCCGCAATGATCCATCCAACGTCGAGGTGGACTGTGGGCAGGCTGCGGGCGCATCTGGACCGATCGCCAAGGTATCTGACTTTGGCCGGGATGCCCGGCGTCGGCAAGACCGAAATTGCGCATCGCGTGGCCGCCGCCACCGGCGCCGTGGTGTTGGCCGATCCGCTGCCATTGATCGAGGCCGACGTTTCGCCTAGGCCGCCGCTGGAGCGAGAGATAGAATTAGCCGAGCGGCGTGCTGTTGCGCTAGATCGTGATCGCTTGCACAGTGGCAAGAGCTGGTTTGTCAGCGATTTTTGGTGGATGCAAACGGCAATCTACTCCAATTTGCTGCTGGGATTGAATGAGCTTGACCTGGCGATCCGGCACATGGTTCCTCTCATGCGACGGATAGCTCGGCCGCGGTTGACCGCCGTGCTGGACGCGCCGATCGATGACCTTTGGAAGAGGGCGCGAGCGACCAACCCGGCGCTGCGCGCCGCGAATGAAAAGGAGTTTCAGCGGCTGGCTGAAATCTATGCCGAGTTCGCAGCGCGAATCACGGGCCCCGTATTGCGACTCGACGCGCGACGGCAAGATGCCGCGATCACGGAGCTTGTGGCCGCGATGGCCGCCGCCACCTGA